The following is a genomic window from Pedobacter sp. KBS0701.
TTTTCCGAAAGATTCCTATTACATGTATCAAAGCGAGTGGACCAATAAACCCGTTTTACATATTTTACCACACTGGAATTGGGAAAAGGGCAAATCGGTTGAAATTTGGGCTTATTATAACAAAGCCGATGAAGTTGAACTGTACCTCAACGGAAAATCATTGGGTAAAAAATCTAAACAAGGAGATGATCTCCATGTGCTTTGGAACGTAAATTTCGAACCGGGGACATTAAAAGCCATTTCGCGTAAAAACGGGAAAGAAGTATTGGTCCGCGAGGTAAAAACTGCCGGAGCACCTGCTAAAATTGAATTGATTGCCGATAGAAAAAACATCAAAGCCGATGGCAAGGATTTATCATTCATTACCGTCCGCATTTTGGATGCAGCAGGAAATGTGGTACCAAACGCCGATAACTTAGTCGATTTCAAAGTAGAAGGAAATGGCTTTATTGCTGGCGTTGACAATGGATTTCAGGCCAGCTTAGAACCTTTTAAAGCGAATTACCGCAAAGCATTTCATGGTTTATGCTTAGCCATACTGCAATCAACAGAAAAAGCAGGAACAATTAAGTTAAGGGCAACATCTGCAGGTTTGTCGCCTTCGTCGATCATAATTAAAACCAGGAAATAATGATAATACGCAGCTTTATAACCATCAAGTTACGAAGAACACAAAATAATGAAAGGGATTTTCTTGAATCGCTAGGCCGCGAAAAATCGTCATTCCCAACTCGATTGGGAATCTTAATGCAATAAGCTTTAGGATTCCCGCCTGCGCGGGAATGACGATTGCCTTGATGGAATCTTCCAATGATAGTCACATGAAATCATGCCGTGGTTCGTGTCACCGCGAACCACAAATTAAAAACCTATCGGTTGGTGTCTCACCAACCGAAAAAATTATAATAAAAACATGGTCGGTGGAGACACCAACCATTAGATAAAAATAAAGTGGAAAAGATAATTAATTTAAAAGGAATAACCTGGAACCACAGTCGTGGGCTTTTGCCGATGGTGGCAACAGCACAGCGTTTTTCCGAATTACACCCCAGTGTGCACATCACCTGGGAAAAAAGAAGTTTGCAGCAATTTGCCGATTTTTCCATTCAGGAACTGGCAGAGCGTTTTGACCTGTTGGTGATCGATCATCCATGGGCTGGTTTTGCTGCAAAAACAAAATCCATAGTGCCTTTAGATCTTTATCTTTCTGAAGATTATCTAAAAGATCAGGAAGAAAATTCCGTAGGTCAATCTTTTGAAAGTTATTTCTATGACGAACACCTCTGGGCACTACCCGTAGATGCAGCAACACCTGTGGCGGCATCGCGACCGGATTTACTCGCCGAAAAAGGATTGCAATTGCCTAAATCATTCGAAGATCTACTTGCATTGGCCGATAGAGGTTTAGTTGCTTTTGCAGGTATTCCGATTGATGTTTTAATGAATTTTTATACCCTTTGCTGCTCTTTGGGAGAAGATCCCTGCCAAAATGATGATGAAGTAATTTCAACTGAAATCGGCGTAAAAGTTTTAAAAATGTACCGGGAACTGGCGTCGAAAATAGATCAAGCAAACTTCAACAGAAACCCGATTCAGGTTTATGAAGCAATGACCTTAAGTGATGAAATTGCTTATTGTCCTTTTGCTTATGGTTATTCCAATTACTCGCGAAATGGTTATGCACGCAAAACCCTGCATTTTCACGACATGATTTCTTTAGATGGTAAAACCAACCTGAGAAGCACATTGGGTGGAACAGGTTTAGCCATTTCTGCTAAATGCGAAGCGTTGGAGCTTGCTGCCAAATATGTAGAATTTGTGGGATCACCTGCTTGTCAGTCTACTTTATTTTTCGAAAGTGGCGGTCAGCCAGGACATTTATCCGCCTGGAAAAACGAAGAAGTCAACCGCCAGAGTCATAATTATTTTCAAAATACCTTACCCGCTTTACAGAGAGCATTTCTCCGTCCACGCTACCATGGTTCCATGTATTTTCAGGATCACGCGGGTGATGTTGTCCGCGATTATTTAATGAATGGGGGTGATGAAATTCAGATTTTATCGGCCATGAACGAGTTATATCTGCAATCTAAAAGTTTAGTGTTATCATGAACAGACCGCTAGAAGAACTTTTGATTTTAGAGTTTTGCCAGTTTTTGGCCGGACCATCGGCAGGATTAAAACTGGCCGATTTAGGAGCCCGTGTGATTAAAATCGAACGACCTAAAACAGGCGATGCTTGCAGATCTTTATCTATCAAGAATCTTTTTGTGGATGAAGACAGTTTGCTTTTTCATACCATCAACCGGAATAAAGAAAGTTATACTGCCGATTTAAAAAATCCGGAAGACTTAGAAAGACTTAAAAAATTAATCAGTAAAGCCGATGTGATGACACATAATTTCCGCCCTGGTGTGATGGAGAAAATTGGTCTGGATTATCAAAACGTTCAAAACATCAACCCAAAAATTGTTTATGGTGTGGTAACCGGCTATGGAACTGAAGGTCCGTGGAAAAACAAGCCAGGTCAGGATTTACTGGTGCAATCCGTTTCCGGATTAACATTTTTATCCGGTGTTGATGTAGACGGGCCGGTTCCCTTCGGACTTTCCGTATCGGATATCATGTGCGGAAACCATTTGGCACAAGGCATTATGGCCGCTTTAATTAAAAGGGCAAAAACCAATAAAAGTGTTTTGGTTGAGGTGAGTTTGCTGGAATCCATTTTAGATGTACAGTTTGAAGTATTAACCACCTATTTAAATGATGGCGGTAAATTGCCCGATAGAAGCGGAGCAAAAGGCAGCGCTCACGCTTATTTAAGCGCTCCTTATGGCATGTACGAAACCAACGACGGTTATATTGCCATGGCCATGGGCAACCTGCCAAATATCTGCGCGATCATCAATTGCGATATTACTGATCTGTACGTAGAAGCTGGTTCAGCATTCGAAAACCGTGATAAATTGATCATACGTTTGGCTGAAACTTTTAAAAAAGAAGATACCAAACATTGGGTCGATCTTTTGGAAAGTCACGGTATCTGGTGCGCAGAAGTACTGAATTATCAAACTGCTACAGCCATGAATACTTATAAAAGCTTGCAGATTGAGCAGGAACTGGATTTAGCTGATGGCAAAAAAATAAAGACAACCGTGAGCCCGATTCGTTTGGATAATCAAAAGCTATTTGCCAGTAAAGCAGCTCCAAAACTGGGTTTTGGGACAGCTGAGATTAATAAAGAGTTTGAGTTGAATTAATAAAAGTATCGTCATTCCCGCGCAGGCGGGAACCCTAATGCCCATTGTATTACGATTCCCAATCAAAGTTTGGAATGACGATACGCTAGACTTAACGGATAAATAAAAGAACAATGAGGCATGGTAAACAAGCCTTATTATAAATAATAGAATTATGCTACCGCTTGAAGATTATTTAGTTATCGATTTCAGCCAGTTCCTATCGGGGCCATCAGCGAGTTTGCGCCTGGCCGATATGGGTGCGCGTGTAATCAAAATCGAGCGATTGGGTGTAGGCGATATTTGCCGCACGCTCTACACCTCTAACCTGATCATGAACGGCGAATCGTCGGTTTTTCATGCCATCAACAGGAATAAAGAAAGTTTTGAGGTTGATTTAAAACGCGAAGAAGATTGCGAAATGGTACGCGAACTGCTTAAAAAAGCAGATGTAATGATCCATAATTTCCGTCCGGGGGTAATGGAACGTTTAGGTTTCGATTATCAATCCGTTTCCGCTTTAAATCCAACCATCATTTATGGCGAAATTTCAGGCTATGGC
Proteins encoded in this region:
- a CDS encoding CaiB/BaiF CoA-transferase family protein, whose protein sequence is MNRPLEELLILEFCQFLAGPSAGLKLADLGARVIKIERPKTGDACRSLSIKNLFVDEDSLLFHTINRNKESYTADLKNPEDLERLKKLISKADVMTHNFRPGVMEKIGLDYQNVQNINPKIVYGVVTGYGTEGPWKNKPGQDLLVQSVSGLTFLSGVDVDGPVPFGLSVSDIMCGNHLAQGIMAALIKRAKTNKSVLVEVSLLESILDVQFEVLTTYLNDGGKLPDRSGAKGSAHAYLSAPYGMYETNDGYIAMAMGNLPNICAIINCDITDLYVEAGSAFENRDKLIIRLAETFKKEDTKHWVDLLESHGIWCAEVLNYQTATAMNTYKSLQIEQELDLADGKKIKTTVSPIRLDNQKLFASKAAPKLGFGTAEINKEFELN
- a CDS encoding ABC transporter substrate-binding protein → MEKIINLKGITWNHSRGLLPMVATAQRFSELHPSVHITWEKRSLQQFADFSIQELAERFDLLVIDHPWAGFAAKTKSIVPLDLYLSEDYLKDQEENSVGQSFESYFYDEHLWALPVDAATPVAASRPDLLAEKGLQLPKSFEDLLALADRGLVAFAGIPIDVLMNFYTLCCSLGEDPCQNDDEVISTEIGVKVLKMYRELASKIDQANFNRNPIQVYEAMTLSDEIAYCPFAYGYSNYSRNGYARKTLHFHDMISLDGKTNLRSTLGGTGLAISAKCEALELAAKYVEFVGSPACQSTLFFESGGQPGHLSAWKNEEVNRQSHNYFQNTLPALQRAFLRPRYHGSMYFQDHAGDVVRDYLMNGGDEIQILSAMNELYLQSKSLVLS